From the Myripristis murdjan chromosome 14, fMyrMur1.1, whole genome shotgun sequence genome, one window contains:
- the amot gene encoding angiomotin isoform X1, with product MFGFPGVIFPCGFGFGEKILQGHTCRVARPPRRRPAPLRLGASRGAGEPAGRPQPRLEPPAARLPAPNTGPPPPPTAASPATSSPGHPGAPASHHEPPPALTGESGESSHTAGCAEGESEREDFGDELQEMAVEMFRKKASSSLRMRRITESARWSIDRGRSSSFHEVRGQREAEMRAAAEETPNSSSSVGGGGGGGAGGGSTVLQRLLQEQMSRNYLLQQQQQQQQQGGGSGGGGGGGGVGGGGGGYPGQSQGQGGPSDDHSMSPHIARQEPQGQELQTDSGLEKLASSRGGGGGGSGGGGGGNSVGGSQGQGLSPEDLPTYEEAKVQSQYFRGHAPPPPPQPQSQSAQPQQPPLPASVGAAFYVTGVTGTKVRTEGRPTVQRVSGTGKVHQDDGLKDLKQGHVRSLSERLMQLSLATSGVKAHAPVTSAPLSPQLPPPGPPGDYYKPQHRGPPPDYPFKGLGSPSKQQEPTGHYYQEQRVREHSREVPHVRYQPPPEYGSFRSSKEGSVHSQRPMHHHSPTSSVTSVGSLSRAQSSTLSSLLSASHSSHPSFPHQHPQSQVEPYPSMGPRSPQGPTSHQLGEPFAPGPIHPQLQRGHGFPHDPYGSTSRMHHQQQQQQHHQLQQQQQQQLQGPPPPQLQPPVQAGHFPHPHSHSHLQGEPFAMMARAHQMVDMLTEENKMLRQEMEVCREKVTKLHKLETEIQLVSEAYENLAKSSSKREALEKTMRNKLELEVRRLHDFNRDLRERMETANKQLAAKECDGSEDNRKTISQLLAQNKEAVREKEKLEMELNALRSTTEDQRRHIEIRDQALNNAQAKVVKLEEELKKKQVYVEKVERMQQALAQLQAACEKREQLEHRLRTRLERELESLRMQQRQGGSQTSGATPSEYNATALMEHLREKEERILALEADMTKWEQKYLEESVMRQFALDAAASVATQRDTSVAAAVISHSPSSSYDTSVEARIQKEEEEILMANRRCLDMESRIKNLHAQIIEKDAMIKVLHQRSRKEPNKSDAPSAMRPSKSLMSIANTGSGGSGLLSHSLGLSSSPITEERKDTSWKGSLGVLLGPEFRTDSLRTESISSSPSPVLPSTPMTAGHSKTGSRDSCTQTDKGQSQESSKPSTPALQSMTLPARLSSPSPVYIPDRIADVPVFHSSTLERRAPVQSHPQQQAPPPAPPTQQDVDNDMVEILI from the exons CTGGCTGTGCAGAAGGCgagtcagagagagaagatTTTGGGGACGAACTGCAGGAAATGGCAGTTGAA ATGTTTCGGAAAAAAGCATCTTCCTCCTTGAGAATGAGAAGAATAACAGAAAGCGCTAGAT GGAGTATAGACCGCGGACGCAGCTCGTCCTTCCATGAGGTACGTGGTCAGCGCGAGGCAGAGATGAGGGCCGCAGCTGAGGAGACGCCCAACAGCAGTAGCAGTgtaggaggaggtggaggaggaggagcaggaggaggcagcaCCGTCCTACAGCGCCTCCTGCAGGAGCAGATGAGCCGCAATTACCTGctccagcagcaacaacaacaacaacaacaaggggGAGGAAGTGGGGGTGGAGGCGGGGGAGGAGgtgtgggtggaggaggaggcgggtACCCAGGGCAGAGCCAGGGACAGGGAGGCCCCTCTGACGATCACTCCATGTCGCCCCACATCGCCCGGCAGGAGCCACAGGGACAGGAGCTGCAGACGGACAGCGGCTTGGAGAAACTGGCTTCGTCccgtgggggtggtgggggcggCAGCGGAGGCGGAGGAGGTGGAAATAGTGTTGGTGGCAGCCAAGGCCAGGGCCTGAGCCCTGAGGACCTGCCCACATATGAGGAGGCCAAAGTGCAGTCGCAGTACTTCCGCGGTCACgctccgccccctcctcctcagccgCAGTCGCAGAGCGCCCAGCCACAACAGCCGCCGCTCCCCGCCTCAGTGGGCGCTGCCTTCTACGTCACCGGGGTGACCGGCACCAAGGTGCGCACAGAGGGCCGGCCGACGGTGCAGCGGGTGAGCGGCACGGGGAAGGTGCACCAGGACGACGGGCTGAAGGACCTGAAGCAGGGCCACGTGCGCTCCCTCAGTGAGCGGCTCATGCAGCTCTCACTCGCCACCAGCGGCGTCAAAGCCCATGCGCCCGTCACCAGTGCCCCACTCTCCCCTCAGCTGCCCCCACCGGGCCCGCCGGGTGACTACTACAAGCCACAGCACCGTGGCCCGCCACCGGACTACCCCTTCAAAGGCCTGGGCTCACCCAGCAAGCAGCAGGAGCCCACGGGGCATTACTACCAGGAGCAGCGAGTCAGGGAGCACTCGAGGGAGGTGCCACATGTCCGCTACCAGCCGCCGCCCGAGTACGGCTCGTTCAG GTCCAGTAAGGAGGGCTCGGTCCACTCCCAGCGGCCCATGCACCACCACAGCCCCACCTCCTCCGTCACCTCGGTGGGCTCGCTGTCTCGTGCCCAGTCCTCCACACTCAGCAGCCTGCTCAGTGCCTCGCACTCTTCCCACCCCTCCTTCCCCCACCAGCACCCCCAGAGCCAAGTGGAGCCCTATCCCAGCATGGGGCCTCGCAGTCCTCAGGGCCCCACCTCCCACCAGCTGGGAGAACCATTTGCCCCGGGCCCCATCCACCCGCAGCTGCAGAGGGGTCACGGCTTCCCCCACGACCCTTACGGCTCCACCTCACGGAtgcaccaccagcagcagcagcagcagcatcatcagcttcaacagcagcagcaacagcagcttcaAGGTCCTCCGCCTCCACAGCTGCAGCCACCAGTCCAGGCGGGCCATTTCCCCCATCCGCACTCCCATTCCCACCTGCAGGGGGAGCCCTTCGCCATGATGGCGCGCGCCCACCAGATGGTGGACATGCTGACGGAGGAGAACAAGATGCTGAGGCAGGAGATGGAAGTCTGCCGCGAGAAAGTCACCAAGCTGCACAAG TTGGAGACGGAGATCCAGCTGGTGTCGGAGGCGTACGAAAACCTGGCCAAGTCCTCCTCCAAGAGGGAAGCTCTGGAGAAAACAATGAGGAACAAGCTGGAGCTGGAGGTTCGCAGGCTGCACGACTTCAACAGGGACCTCCGAG AGCGCATGGAGACAGCCAACAAGCAGCTCGCCGCCAAAGAGTGTGACGGCTCAGAGGACAACCGCAAAACCATCTCACAGCTGCTCGCACAGA ACAAAGAGGCAGTGCGTGAGAAGGAGAAGCTGGAGATGGAGCTGAACGCGCTGCGCTCCACCACAGAGGACCAGCGGAGGCACATCGAGATCAGAGACCAGGCCCTCAACAACGCTCAGGCCAAAGTGGtgaagctggaggaggag ctGAAGAAGAAGCAGGTGTATGTGGAGAAGGTGGAGCGGATGCAACAGGCTCTGGCTCAACTTCAGGCCGCCTGCGAGAAGAGAGAACAGCTGGAGCATCGACTGCGAACCCGACTGGAGAGGGAGCTGGAGTCCCTCCGCATGcagcag CGTCAGGGTGGCTCCCAGACGAGCGGTGCAACACCATCGGAGTACAACGCCACGGCGCTGATGGAGCACctgagggagaaggaggagcggATCCTGGCGCTGGAGGCTGACATGACCAAGTGGGAGCAGAAATACCTGGAGGAGAGCGTCATGAGGCAGTTCGCCCTGGACGCCGCCGCCTCTGTTGCcacacagag GGACACGTCGGTGGCGGCGGCAGTAATAAGCCACTCCCCCAGCAGCAGCTACGACACGTCAGTGGAGGCTCGAatccagaaggaggaggaggagattcTCATGGCCAACAGGCGCTGCCTGGACATGGAGAGCAG gaTCAAGAACCTCCACGCCCAGATCATAGAGAAGGATGCCATGATCAAAGTTCTGCACCAGCGCTCCAGGAAGGAGCCCAACAAGTCAGACGCCCCGTCCGCCATGAGGCCCTCCAAGTCCCTGATGTCCATTGCCAACACAGGCTCGGGCGGATCCGGCCTGCTCTCCCACAGCCTGGGACTCAGCAGCTCTCCCATCACTGAGGAGCGCAAGGACACCAGCTGGAAGGGCAGTCTGG GCGTCCTGCTGGGTCCGGAGTTTCGGACAGACTCTCTCAGGACGGAGTCGATCTCGTCGTCACCCTCCCCCGTGCTTCCCTCCACCCCGATGACGGCAGGCCACTCCAAGACGGGCAGCCGGGACAGCTGCACCCAGACGGACAAGGGCCAGAGCCAGGAGAGCAGCAAGCCGAGCACGCCGGCCCTGCAGAGCATGACGCTGCCAGCACGCCTGTCCAGCCCCAGCCCCGTCTACATACCTGACCGCATCGCAG ACGTGCCGGTGTTTCACAGCAGCACCCTGGAGCGGAGGGCACCCGTCCAGTCCCACCCACAGCAACAGGCCCCTCCCCCAGCCCCGCCCACCCAGCAGGACGTGGACAACGACATGGTGGAGATCCTCATCTGA
- the amot gene encoding angiomotin isoform X2, with translation MFGFPGVIFPCGFGFGEKILQGHTCRVARPPRRRPAPLRLGASRGAGEPAGRPQPRLEPPAARLPAPNTGPPPPPTAASPATSSPGHPGAPASHHEPPPALTGESGESSHTGSIDRGRSSSFHEVRGQREAEMRAAAEETPNSSSSVGGGGGGGAGGGSTVLQRLLQEQMSRNYLLQQQQQQQQQGGGSGGGGGGGGVGGGGGGYPGQSQGQGGPSDDHSMSPHIARQEPQGQELQTDSGLEKLASSRGGGGGGSGGGGGGNSVGGSQGQGLSPEDLPTYEEAKVQSQYFRGHAPPPPPQPQSQSAQPQQPPLPASVGAAFYVTGVTGTKVRTEGRPTVQRVSGTGKVHQDDGLKDLKQGHVRSLSERLMQLSLATSGVKAHAPVTSAPLSPQLPPPGPPGDYYKPQHRGPPPDYPFKGLGSPSKQQEPTGHYYQEQRVREHSREVPHVRYQPPPEYGSFRSSKEGSVHSQRPMHHHSPTSSVTSVGSLSRAQSSTLSSLLSASHSSHPSFPHQHPQSQVEPYPSMGPRSPQGPTSHQLGEPFAPGPIHPQLQRGHGFPHDPYGSTSRMHHQQQQQQHHQLQQQQQQQLQGPPPPQLQPPVQAGHFPHPHSHSHLQGEPFAMMARAHQMVDMLTEENKMLRQEMEVCREKVTKLHKLETEIQLVSEAYENLAKSSSKREALEKTMRNKLELEVRRLHDFNRDLRERMETANKQLAAKECDGSEDNRKTISQLLAQNKEAVREKEKLEMELNALRSTTEDQRRHIEIRDQALNNAQAKVVKLEEELKKKQVYVEKVERMQQALAQLQAACEKREQLEHRLRTRLERELESLRMQQRQGGSQTSGATPSEYNATALMEHLREKEERILALEADMTKWEQKYLEESVMRQFALDAAASVATQRDTSVAAAVISHSPSSSYDTSVEARIQKEEEEILMANRRCLDMESRIKNLHAQIIEKDAMIKVLHQRSRKEPNKSDAPSAMRPSKSLMSIANTGSGGSGLLSHSLGLSSSPITEERKDTSWKGSLGVLLGPEFRTDSLRTESISSSPSPVLPSTPMTAGHSKTGSRDSCTQTDKGQSQESSKPSTPALQSMTLPARLSSPSPVYIPDRIADVPVFHSSTLERRAPVQSHPQQQAPPPAPPTQQDVDNDMVEILI, from the exons GGAGTATAGACCGCGGACGCAGCTCGTCCTTCCATGAGGTACGTGGTCAGCGCGAGGCAGAGATGAGGGCCGCAGCTGAGGAGACGCCCAACAGCAGTAGCAGTgtaggaggaggtggaggaggaggagcaggaggaggcagcaCCGTCCTACAGCGCCTCCTGCAGGAGCAGATGAGCCGCAATTACCTGctccagcagcaacaacaacaacaacaacaaggggGAGGAAGTGGGGGTGGAGGCGGGGGAGGAGgtgtgggtggaggaggaggcgggtACCCAGGGCAGAGCCAGGGACAGGGAGGCCCCTCTGACGATCACTCCATGTCGCCCCACATCGCCCGGCAGGAGCCACAGGGACAGGAGCTGCAGACGGACAGCGGCTTGGAGAAACTGGCTTCGTCccgtgggggtggtgggggcggCAGCGGAGGCGGAGGAGGTGGAAATAGTGTTGGTGGCAGCCAAGGCCAGGGCCTGAGCCCTGAGGACCTGCCCACATATGAGGAGGCCAAAGTGCAGTCGCAGTACTTCCGCGGTCACgctccgccccctcctcctcagccgCAGTCGCAGAGCGCCCAGCCACAACAGCCGCCGCTCCCCGCCTCAGTGGGCGCTGCCTTCTACGTCACCGGGGTGACCGGCACCAAGGTGCGCACAGAGGGCCGGCCGACGGTGCAGCGGGTGAGCGGCACGGGGAAGGTGCACCAGGACGACGGGCTGAAGGACCTGAAGCAGGGCCACGTGCGCTCCCTCAGTGAGCGGCTCATGCAGCTCTCACTCGCCACCAGCGGCGTCAAAGCCCATGCGCCCGTCACCAGTGCCCCACTCTCCCCTCAGCTGCCCCCACCGGGCCCGCCGGGTGACTACTACAAGCCACAGCACCGTGGCCCGCCACCGGACTACCCCTTCAAAGGCCTGGGCTCACCCAGCAAGCAGCAGGAGCCCACGGGGCATTACTACCAGGAGCAGCGAGTCAGGGAGCACTCGAGGGAGGTGCCACATGTCCGCTACCAGCCGCCGCCCGAGTACGGCTCGTTCAG GTCCAGTAAGGAGGGCTCGGTCCACTCCCAGCGGCCCATGCACCACCACAGCCCCACCTCCTCCGTCACCTCGGTGGGCTCGCTGTCTCGTGCCCAGTCCTCCACACTCAGCAGCCTGCTCAGTGCCTCGCACTCTTCCCACCCCTCCTTCCCCCACCAGCACCCCCAGAGCCAAGTGGAGCCCTATCCCAGCATGGGGCCTCGCAGTCCTCAGGGCCCCACCTCCCACCAGCTGGGAGAACCATTTGCCCCGGGCCCCATCCACCCGCAGCTGCAGAGGGGTCACGGCTTCCCCCACGACCCTTACGGCTCCACCTCACGGAtgcaccaccagcagcagcagcagcagcatcatcagcttcaacagcagcagcaacagcagcttcaAGGTCCTCCGCCTCCACAGCTGCAGCCACCAGTCCAGGCGGGCCATTTCCCCCATCCGCACTCCCATTCCCACCTGCAGGGGGAGCCCTTCGCCATGATGGCGCGCGCCCACCAGATGGTGGACATGCTGACGGAGGAGAACAAGATGCTGAGGCAGGAGATGGAAGTCTGCCGCGAGAAAGTCACCAAGCTGCACAAG TTGGAGACGGAGATCCAGCTGGTGTCGGAGGCGTACGAAAACCTGGCCAAGTCCTCCTCCAAGAGGGAAGCTCTGGAGAAAACAATGAGGAACAAGCTGGAGCTGGAGGTTCGCAGGCTGCACGACTTCAACAGGGACCTCCGAG AGCGCATGGAGACAGCCAACAAGCAGCTCGCCGCCAAAGAGTGTGACGGCTCAGAGGACAACCGCAAAACCATCTCACAGCTGCTCGCACAGA ACAAAGAGGCAGTGCGTGAGAAGGAGAAGCTGGAGATGGAGCTGAACGCGCTGCGCTCCACCACAGAGGACCAGCGGAGGCACATCGAGATCAGAGACCAGGCCCTCAACAACGCTCAGGCCAAAGTGGtgaagctggaggaggag ctGAAGAAGAAGCAGGTGTATGTGGAGAAGGTGGAGCGGATGCAACAGGCTCTGGCTCAACTTCAGGCCGCCTGCGAGAAGAGAGAACAGCTGGAGCATCGACTGCGAACCCGACTGGAGAGGGAGCTGGAGTCCCTCCGCATGcagcag CGTCAGGGTGGCTCCCAGACGAGCGGTGCAACACCATCGGAGTACAACGCCACGGCGCTGATGGAGCACctgagggagaaggaggagcggATCCTGGCGCTGGAGGCTGACATGACCAAGTGGGAGCAGAAATACCTGGAGGAGAGCGTCATGAGGCAGTTCGCCCTGGACGCCGCCGCCTCTGTTGCcacacagag GGACACGTCGGTGGCGGCGGCAGTAATAAGCCACTCCCCCAGCAGCAGCTACGACACGTCAGTGGAGGCTCGAatccagaaggaggaggaggagattcTCATGGCCAACAGGCGCTGCCTGGACATGGAGAGCAG gaTCAAGAACCTCCACGCCCAGATCATAGAGAAGGATGCCATGATCAAAGTTCTGCACCAGCGCTCCAGGAAGGAGCCCAACAAGTCAGACGCCCCGTCCGCCATGAGGCCCTCCAAGTCCCTGATGTCCATTGCCAACACAGGCTCGGGCGGATCCGGCCTGCTCTCCCACAGCCTGGGACTCAGCAGCTCTCCCATCACTGAGGAGCGCAAGGACACCAGCTGGAAGGGCAGTCTGG GCGTCCTGCTGGGTCCGGAGTTTCGGACAGACTCTCTCAGGACGGAGTCGATCTCGTCGTCACCCTCCCCCGTGCTTCCCTCCACCCCGATGACGGCAGGCCACTCCAAGACGGGCAGCCGGGACAGCTGCACCCAGACGGACAAGGGCCAGAGCCAGGAGAGCAGCAAGCCGAGCACGCCGGCCCTGCAGAGCATGACGCTGCCAGCACGCCTGTCCAGCCCCAGCCCCGTCTACATACCTGACCGCATCGCAG ACGTGCCGGTGTTTCACAGCAGCACCCTGGAGCGGAGGGCACCCGTCCAGTCCCACCCACAGCAACAGGCCCCTCCCCCAGCCCCGCCCACCCAGCAGGACGTGGACAACGACATGGTGGAGATCCTCATCTGA